A single genomic interval of Chitinophaga sp. 180180018-3 harbors:
- a CDS encoding TonB-dependent receptor, with protein MRKELLKPSFRPPFLSLIACLSVLSVLDLQAQVAYAAGLARQVQHQPATDRDKPPSRNYLVSLNVDNASLAQVLDKIEEQTSLVFVYANEDIKAAQKISLSVKDNSLEDVLQMILLPREISYEFIGNKIILKHRPADAAADQQQEIIISGRVVDNQGQPIPGVNIRVKGLSVGTTSISNGTYTLKIPGSAANGVLIFSSIGYAPSEINIGGRTSITAMLMSDSKDLNEIVITAYGQQKKTQVTAAISTVNSKDITDRPAVNMFQALQGQAPNLIMQQATAEPGTAMVMNIRGVGSLTGNAPLVIIDGVVAGNNGLQNLNPYDVESISVLKDAASSAIYGSQAANGVIYITTKRGKKDERPTVQYNGMYGWQTPTTLPRQVEAWQYMTLKNEALVNSGKTPQFAPEDIKYWHDRGSEPAMLREMIRKTTPQQSHNISLTGGGKTSSYLFSLGYLDQGNMLQNKYVPQDFFYKRYNARLNVSIDVSKYVKVTGNAAYTRSTFRTQQADIGLLMRDAMRVPRIYPVKDSLGNWVVPSLTSNSVFAQLSDAGYNLRTIDNLMGGLDVVITPVNHFKINLNASGNYNINNNQGRWNKFSYAPYYTTATPPQYNQLQQDEYKDLTTNVYATAEYENTFGKHYVKGQVGARSDATNEFYGFRATRYGTTNLDNDWSIGGGYIPKPDGTYDYRDIGTYNDITNPNLYALNSLFGRVNYAFNDKYLAEFTWRYDGSSKLAPGHRWQFFPAFSLGWRLTDETFMKEIKDRIGNFKLRYSWGQVGNSNIGGFNYLSRVKINDANYAFNNSLAPGSTFSTYNDLLKWEISTMANYGIDADFLNGALTASFDYFNKNTTGIYLFQTIPGTAGTDAPLENVGKVNNKGWELVLNYRFSTGAFRHSVGFNLADNLNKVVKFGQESIRGSDVAFIIKEGYPLASYYGYKSNGLYQNLDDIKNAPKVPFAYNQQVMPGDIRYIDRNHDGVIDENDRYIFGNPFPRYTFGFNYSISWKNFDFSMFWQGVGKRSQFLRGDIVEAFHNNEDHAMVQHLDRWTPTNPGASYPRLTIGSADANNFAYSDYWLYDTKYLRLKNLQIGYNLPASLMKRARMQGVRVYFTSQNLLTITPKRFRELGVDPEFTQFDDKLSMTNYNAIAGRNYPNAATFAVGLDIKF; from the coding sequence TGTGCTCAGTGTGCTGGATCTGCAGGCACAGGTCGCCTATGCCGCCGGCCTCGCCCGGCAGGTACAGCACCAGCCGGCTACGGACCGCGATAAGCCACCTTCCCGGAACTACCTGGTTAGCCTGAATGTCGATAATGCCAGTCTTGCCCAGGTGCTCGACAAAATCGAAGAACAAACTTCACTCGTATTCGTGTATGCGAACGAAGACATAAAAGCTGCCCAGAAAATTTCGTTGAGTGTAAAAGATAATAGTCTGGAAGATGTTTTACAGATGATACTGCTGCCCAGGGAAATCAGCTATGAATTCATCGGGAACAAAATCATCCTGAAACACCGCCCCGCCGATGCTGCCGCCGATCAGCAACAGGAAATCATCATCAGCGGCCGCGTGGTCGACAATCAGGGCCAGCCTATCCCCGGCGTTAACATCCGCGTGAAAGGGCTTTCTGTTGGCACCACTTCCATCTCCAATGGCACCTACACCCTGAAAATACCCGGCAGCGCCGCCAACGGCGTGCTGATATTTTCCTCTATCGGCTATGCGCCTTCCGAGATCAATATCGGTGGCCGCACCAGCATTACCGCCATGTTGATGTCCGATTCCAAAGATCTGAATGAGATCGTCATAACCGCTTATGGCCAGCAGAAGAAAACGCAGGTAACGGCTGCCATCAGCACGGTGAACTCAAAAGATATCACTGACCGCCCGGCGGTGAACATGTTCCAGGCACTGCAGGGGCAGGCGCCTAACCTCATCATGCAACAGGCTACTGCCGAGCCGGGAACAGCCATGGTGATGAATATCCGCGGCGTAGGAAGTCTTACCGGCAACGCTCCACTCGTTATCATCGATGGCGTCGTAGCCGGCAACAACGGTTTGCAGAATCTGAACCCTTATGATGTGGAAAGCATCTCCGTACTGAAAGATGCCGCTTCTTCTGCTATCTATGGTTCACAGGCCGCCAACGGTGTTATCTATATCACTACTAAAAGAGGAAAAAAAGACGAACGCCCTACGGTACAATATAACGGCATGTATGGCTGGCAAACGCCTACCACCTTGCCCCGGCAGGTGGAAGCCTGGCAGTATATGACGCTGAAGAATGAAGCGCTGGTGAATTCAGGCAAAACGCCGCAGTTCGCGCCGGAAGATATCAAATACTGGCACGACAGAGGCTCCGAGCCCGCCATGCTGCGCGAAATGATCCGCAAAACCACGCCTCAGCAAAGCCATAACATCAGCCTCACCGGCGGCGGTAAAACCAGCAGCTACCTGTTCTCCCTCGGTTACCTCGATCAGGGCAACATGCTGCAGAATAAATACGTGCCGCAGGACTTTTTCTACAAACGCTACAATGCCCGCCTCAATGTTTCCATTGATGTAAGCAAATACGTGAAAGTAACCGGTAACGCCGCTTATACCCGCTCTACCTTCCGCACCCAGCAGGCCGATATCGGTTTGCTGATGCGCGATGCAATGAGGGTGCCGCGTATTTACCCGGTAAAAGATTCACTCGGTAACTGGGTAGTACCAAGTCTTACCAGCAACAGTGTTTTTGCCCAGCTTTCCGATGCCGGCTATAACCTGCGTACCATCGATAACCTCATGGGCGGACTGGATGTAGTGATCACACCGGTGAATCATTTTAAGATCAACCTGAATGCCTCCGGTAATTATAACATCAATAACAACCAGGGCCGCTGGAATAAATTTTCCTATGCACCCTACTATACAACTGCCACACCACCTCAGTATAACCAGCTGCAGCAGGACGAATACAAGGATCTTACCACTAACGTATATGCTACCGCGGAGTATGAGAATACTTTCGGTAAGCACTACGTGAAAGGTCAGGTAGGAGCGAGGAGCGATGCCACTAATGAATTCTATGGTTTCAGAGCTACCCGTTACGGTACCACTAATCTTGATAACGACTGGTCTATCGGTGGCGGATATATCCCCAAACCGGATGGCACCTACGACTACCGGGATATAGGTACCTACAACGATATCACTAACCCGAATCTTTATGCACTAAACTCCCTGTTCGGTCGCGTGAACTATGCCTTCAATGACAAGTACCTCGCTGAATTCACCTGGCGTTACGATGGTTCGTCGAAACTGGCGCCTGGTCATCGCTGGCAGTTCTTTCCCGCATTCTCGCTCGGATGGCGGCTGACGGACGAAACGTTCATGAAGGAAATAAAAGACCGGATCGGTAACTTTAAACTGCGCTACTCCTGGGGGCAGGTGGGCAACTCCAATATCGGCGGTTTCAACTACCTGTCGAGGGTAAAGATCAATGATGCCAACTACGCATTCAATAACTCCCTGGCGCCCGGTAGTACCTTCTCCACTTACAACGATCTGCTGAAGTGGGAAATATCCACGATGGCCAACTACGGTATTGATGCAGACTTCCTCAATGGCGCTCTGACTGCTTCTTTCGACTACTTCAATAAAAATACCACCGGTATTTATCTCTTCCAGACCATCCCCGGAACAGCAGGTACCGATGCTCCGCTGGAAAACGTAGGCAAGGTAAATAATAAAGGCTGGGAGCTGGTGCTGAACTACCGGTTCAGCACGGGTGCATTCCGCCACAGTGTAGGATTTAACCTGGCAGACAATCTGAACAAAGTGGTGAAATTCGGCCAGGAATCAATAAGAGGCTCCGATGTAGCTTTTATCATCAAAGAAGGCTATCCTTTGGCATCTTACTATGGTTACAAATCCAATGGCCTCTATCAGAACCTCGACGATATCAAGAATGCGCCTAAGGTGCCTTTTGCCTACAACCAGCAGGTGATGCCGGGAGATATCAGGTATATAGACCGCAACCACGATGGGGTGATCGATGAAAACGACCGTTATATTTTCGGAAATCCGTTTCCCCGCTACACCTTCGGCTTTAACTATAGCATCAGCTGGAAGAACTTCGATTTCTCTATGTTCTGGCAGGGCGTAGGTAAAAGAAGCCAGTTCCTCCGTGGCGATATCGTGGAAGCCTTCCACAACAACGAGGATCATGCTATGGTGCAGCACCTCGACCGTTGGACACCTACTAATCCGGGTGCCAGCTATCCGCGCCTGACCATTGGTTCGGCTGATGCCAACAACTTTGCTTATTCCGATTACTGGTTGTATGATACCAAATACCTGCGTCTGAAGAATCTGCAAATTGGTTACAACTTACCGGCCTCCCTGATGAAACGTGCGAGGATGCAGGGTGTAAGGGTATATTTCACCAGTCAGAACCTACTCACGATTACGCCTAAACGTTTCCGTGAGCTGGGCGTAGACCCTGAGTTTACACAGTTCGATGATAAGTTGTCGATGACAAATTACAATGCCATTGCAGGACGTAATTACCCGAACGCCGCCACTTTTGCAGTAGGACTGGATATTAAGTTCTGA
- a CDS encoding RagB/SusD family nutrient uptake outer membrane protein: MKKLLLSILIASAVTGCRKLDQPITREYTETAYWRNAQDALDALAACYEHLSKDDYFFGDEALSDNAYNSGGGMLNVNAIANGGYDGANARVADTWKYYYTTIRRCNNVTTNIDRVPALDPALKKRILAEARFIRAYAYFELTSAFGDVPFYTNLISIDESRVITRTDKNTVQQFVLTELADIQKDLPTNTQQAQNDRGRVTRGAAIAMSARVHLYRGEWQGVVSDCEQLIGKSDNGSYALFANYNSLFTVANEYNSEVILDLEYGGGRTYDKQRSFMPQTIAALRSVLVPTQDLVNDYIMTNGKGINEAGSGFDENNPYANRDPRFEATILHHGSKVTDFTGNVQTILTQPGSVPSTNSVDDQGASPTGYYFYKYYDRSATNYSSSLSLILIRYADVLLMYAEAKNELGQMTAGVWNQTIQPLRVRAGFNDAGATQFNAALNQDQLRTVIRRERRAELAFEGLRVLDIRRWKIADAVMNKPVRGIKVSSGAFNKDPNGYIIVESRLFTNPKHYLWPVPTIERDQNKNLSQNQDW; encoded by the coding sequence ATGAAGAAGTTATTGCTATCGATATTAATTGCCTCAGCGGTGACCGGTTGCCGGAAGCTGGATCAGCCTATCACCCGGGAATATACGGAAACAGCCTACTGGCGTAATGCCCAGGATGCGCTGGACGCGTTGGCCGCCTGCTACGAGCATCTTTCAAAAGATGACTATTTCTTCGGCGACGAAGCGCTGAGCGACAATGCCTACAACAGCGGCGGCGGTATGCTCAACGTAAATGCCATCGCCAATGGTGGCTACGACGGCGCTAATGCACGCGTGGCTGATACCTGGAAATATTATTATACCACTATCAGAAGATGTAATAATGTAACCACCAACATCGACCGCGTGCCGGCCCTGGATCCCGCGTTGAAAAAACGGATACTGGCCGAAGCCCGTTTTATCCGCGCCTATGCTTATTTTGAGCTGACCTCCGCATTCGGAGATGTCCCATTTTACACCAACCTGATTTCTATTGACGAGTCACGCGTTATTACGCGCACGGATAAGAATACAGTTCAGCAGTTTGTACTGACGGAGCTGGCAGATATACAGAAAGATTTGCCCACCAACACGCAACAGGCGCAAAACGACCGTGGCCGTGTTACCCGCGGTGCTGCCATCGCCATGAGCGCCCGCGTACACCTTTATCGCGGCGAGTGGCAGGGGGTGGTGAGCGATTGCGAACAGCTGATCGGAAAATCAGATAACGGCAGCTACGCCCTGTTCGCGAACTACAACAGCCTGTTTACCGTGGCGAACGAGTACAACAGTGAGGTGATACTGGACCTGGAATATGGTGGTGGCAGAACGTACGACAAACAACGTTCTTTCATGCCGCAGACCATCGCAGCGCTGAGAAGCGTGCTCGTGCCTACACAGGACCTGGTGAACGATTACATCATGACTAACGGGAAGGGGATCAACGAAGCCGGTTCCGGGTTCGATGAAAACAACCCTTACGCCAACAGGGATCCCCGCTTTGAAGCCACCATCCTGCATCATGGATCTAAAGTGACAGATTTTACCGGTAACGTACAAACGATTCTGACACAGCCTGGCTCAGTACCTTCCACCAACAGCGTAGACGACCAGGGGGCATCACCAACCGGTTATTATTTCTACAAATACTACGACCGTAGCGCTACCAACTATTCTTCTTCACTGAGCCTGATCCTCATCCGCTATGCCGATGTATTGCTGATGTATGCAGAAGCAAAGAATGAATTAGGGCAGATGACTGCCGGTGTGTGGAACCAGACCATTCAACCACTCCGTGTGCGTGCAGGATTTAATGATGCCGGTGCTACCCAGTTTAATGCAGCCCTGAACCAGGATCAGCTGCGTACCGTCATCCGCCGCGAAAGAAGGGCAGAACTGGCTTTTGAAGGATTACGCGTACTGGATATACGCCGCTGGAAAATTGCCGATGCGGTCATGAACAAACCGGTAAGAGGTATTAAAGTATCCTCAGGTGCTTTTAACAAAGATCCTAACGGATATATCATCGTGGAAAGCAGGTTGTTCACCAACCCTAAGCACTACCTGTGGCCGGTGCCCACCATTGAACGGGATCAGAATAAAAATCTTTCACAAAACCAAGACTGGTAA
- a CDS encoding SusE domain-containing protein: MQKYLFIILGVFLFACKKDNYTLNVNMKPVPKLMAPLDNKYIKLQPTTSATVSFEWDQARAEDGSLVLYEVVFDKENGDFSSPVAKFTSDGGGVQNKLTLSHKDLNSVAGKAGIASLATGKLKWTVLSSKGYNIQKAAETRLIEVERPNGFAEIPTDVFLTGDAVETGTDLSKALKLKSVAPGVYEIYTSLKNGKYHFTNRNTGTPSTYSISGSALKEGGESTQAAGTKAYRLRLDFNNAAVTVTEITSIGLWFAPLNKFLFEIPYAGSSTWSIKSQLITFKQESWGRDERYKFRIAVKDSDGNPGEEWIGSSNQDNSRPTAATPASFWELKPIANNDQWNYCYKFMTEEDGKNCDVNLYFYTDKNYTHEVIAK, from the coding sequence ATGCAAAAATATCTCTTTATTATACTGGGTGTTTTTCTCTTCGCGTGTAAGAAAGACAATTATACACTCAACGTCAATATGAAACCGGTGCCTAAATTAATGGCGCCGCTCGATAATAAATACATCAAGCTGCAACCCACTACCAGCGCTACTGTTAGCTTCGAATGGGATCAGGCCAGGGCAGAAGATGGCTCGCTGGTATTGTACGAAGTAGTGTTCGATAAAGAGAATGGCGACTTCTCTTCGCCTGTTGCCAAGTTTACTTCCGACGGCGGCGGCGTGCAGAATAAACTCACCTTATCCCACAAAGACCTGAACAGCGTGGCGGGTAAAGCGGGCATCGCTTCGCTGGCTACCGGAAAGCTGAAATGGACGGTGCTGTCTTCCAAAGGGTATAACATCCAGAAAGCAGCAGAAACGAGGCTGATAGAAGTAGAGCGGCCTAATGGTTTTGCAGAGATACCTACCGACGTATTCCTGACCGGCGACGCTGTTGAAACAGGTACTGACCTGTCGAAAGCGCTGAAGCTGAAGTCTGTAGCCCCGGGGGTATATGAAATTTATACCTCTCTCAAAAACGGCAAATATCATTTCACCAACCGCAATACCGGTACGCCTTCCACTTATTCTATCAGCGGATCGGCGCTGAAAGAAGGGGGTGAATCTACACAGGCTGCCGGCACCAAAGCCTACCGCCTGCGCCTCGACTTCAACAACGCTGCCGTAACCGTTACAGAAATCACCAGCATCGGCCTCTGGTTTGCGCCGCTGAATAAATTCCTGTTCGAGATCCCTTACGCCGGCAGCAGCACCTGGAGCATCAAGAGCCAGCTGATCACCTTCAAACAGGAATCATGGGGCCGCGACGAGCGCTACAAATTCCGTATAGCCGTTAAGGATAGTGATGGCAACCCCGGCGAAGAGTGGATAGGAAGCTCCAACCAGGACAACAGCCGGCCTACGGCTGCCACTCCGGCCAGCTTCTGGGAACTGAAGCCTATTGCCAACAACGATCAGTGGAATTACTGTTATAAGTTCATGACAGAAGAAGACGGGAAGAACTGCGACGTGAATCTGTACTTCTATACAGATAAGAATTACACCCATGAAGTAATCGCTAAATAA
- a CDS encoding glycoside hydrolase family 76 protein, translating to MKLIKYALLMFPLAFTACLKEPVDDGPGPGAGKARYVFDWPKIADSSQQALTSSFWNQEKYFNANSAGGTTFNYWPNAHALDVLTDAYIRKNDPAVKARMDDLLAGMKAKNGGSYINFFYDDMEWMTLACLRAFEATGDTKYKETAVLLWNDIKGGWDNVWGGGIHWNKDKAKNYKNTPANAPACIIACRMYGVTQNPDDIAWAGKLYDWEKSTLVDPSSGLVWDGINQDGSGQVTKNWNFTYNQGVFIGAGIEMYKLTGQNIYLNDALKTANNTLAGGFTNANILKDEGGGDGGLFKGVLVRYLMLLITDGSISSTDAAKFAAFLQLNAETLWVKGTARPQLLFNTNWTTTGTSADLTTQLSGTMLVEAAAKLKDMGLIK from the coding sequence ATGAAGCTGATTAAATATGCCTTATTAATGTTCCCCCTGGCCTTCACTGCCTGTTTGAAAGAACCAGTAGATGACGGCCCGGGCCCGGGCGCCGGTAAAGCAAGATATGTGTTCGACTGGCCTAAGATCGCGGATTCGTCACAACAGGCGCTTACCTCATCTTTCTGGAACCAGGAAAAATATTTCAATGCCAACAGTGCAGGCGGTACCACCTTTAATTACTGGCCTAATGCACATGCATTAGACGTACTAACGGATGCCTATATACGTAAAAACGATCCGGCTGTTAAAGCTCGCATGGACGATCTGCTGGCAGGGATGAAAGCGAAGAATGGCGGTAGCTATATCAACTTCTTCTACGACGACATGGAATGGATGACCCTGGCCTGTTTACGCGCATTTGAAGCAACAGGGGATACAAAATACAAGGAAACCGCCGTGTTATTATGGAACGATATCAAAGGCGGATGGGACAATGTATGGGGCGGAGGTATTCACTGGAATAAAGACAAAGCCAAAAATTACAAGAATACGCCGGCCAATGCACCTGCCTGTATTATTGCGTGTCGCATGTACGGCGTAACCCAGAACCCCGATGATATCGCCTGGGCAGGAAAGCTCTACGACTGGGAAAAAAGTACCCTCGTAGATCCATCGAGCGGGCTGGTATGGGATGGCATCAACCAGGATGGCAGCGGTCAGGTAACAAAAAACTGGAACTTCACCTATAACCAGGGTGTATTCATCGGCGCCGGCATCGAAATGTACAAGCTGACAGGCCAGAACATCTACCTGAACGATGCGCTGAAAACAGCCAACAACACGCTGGCCGGCGGATTTACCAATGCCAACATCCTGAAAGATGAAGGCGGCGGAGATGGCGGCCTGTTTAAAGGCGTGCTGGTGCGCTACCTGATGCTGCTCATTACAGATGGCAGTATCAGCAGCACAGATGCCGCTAAGTTTGCCGCTTTCCTGCAGCTGAATGCAGAAACGCTGTGGGTGAAAGGTACTGCCCGTCCGCAGCTGCTGTTCAATACCAACTGGACAACCACCGGTACCTCCGCAGATCTGACCACTCAGCTCAGCGGAACAATGCTGGTAGAAGCAGCAGCCAAACTGAAAGATATGGGGCTGATTAAGTAA
- a CDS encoding glycoside hydrolase family 76 protein: MGRRTTTVILCGVLMAGSVSAQSNQQKAEALQQAVNKYLYENKSGLYIQTSDRAKNHNPHADLWGLCGLIQATNEMERMHPGKQYMQPVVAAINQYYDPIPPTPGYASYVVKERREDRYYDDNQWIGIAYLDAYERTGKKWFLQKGDEIYRFMMTGFDTISGGGLYWKEGDKTTKNTCSNGPGILLALQLYNATHNKAYLDTALLLYNWVNKHLRSNSGVYWDAIKPQENNRIDSAAYTYNTGTMLEANVKLYHITKNAHYLTEAQHIAEGGYQRFFRNGRFHSSYWFNAVLLRGYEALYKTDKHRKYIDAMQEYADNVWKHDRDSANNLLGSRPEKELLGQAGMMEIYARLAVSL; this comes from the coding sequence ATGGGGAGAAGAACAACGACCGTTATCCTGTGCGGTGTACTGATGGCAGGCAGCGTCTCCGCTCAAAGCAACCAGCAGAAAGCGGAGGCCTTGCAACAGGCGGTGAATAAATACCTGTACGAAAACAAAAGCGGTTTGTACATACAAACCAGCGACCGGGCTAAGAATCATAATCCGCATGCGGACCTCTGGGGCCTCTGCGGGCTGATACAGGCCACCAACGAAATGGAGCGGATGCATCCGGGAAAGCAGTACATGCAGCCTGTTGTAGCAGCCATTAATCAGTACTATGATCCCATTCCGCCTACGCCGGGTTATGCTTCCTATGTGGTGAAAGAACGCCGGGAAGACCGCTACTACGACGATAACCAGTGGATCGGTATCGCCTACCTCGATGCCTATGAACGCACCGGGAAGAAATGGTTCCTGCAAAAGGGCGATGAGATTTACCGCTTCATGATGACGGGATTCGATACCATCAGCGGAGGCGGGCTGTATTGGAAAGAAGGCGACAAAACCACTAAAAATACCTGCTCCAATGGTCCGGGTATATTACTGGCCCTGCAGCTGTACAATGCCACCCACAATAAAGCTTACCTCGATACCGCGCTGCTGCTCTATAACTGGGTGAACAAACACCTGCGCAGCAACAGCGGGGTATACTGGGACGCTATCAAGCCCCAGGAAAACAACCGTATCGATTCTGCCGCATATACCTATAACACCGGTACCATGCTGGAGGCAAATGTGAAATTGTACCATATCACCAAAAATGCTCACTATCTCACGGAAGCACAGCATATCGCCGAGGGAGGGTACCAGCGCTTCTTCAGGAACGGCCGCTTTCATTCTTCCTATTGGTTCAATGCCGTACTGTTGCGGGGCTACGAGGCCCTGTATAAAACAGATAAACATCGCAAATATATTGACGCCATGCAGGAATATGCCGACAACGTCTGGAAACATGACCGCGACAGCGCTAATAACCTGCTGGGAAGCCGCCCGGAGAAAGAACTACTCGGACAGGCGGGGATGATGGAGATATATGCGAGGTTGGCGGTGAGCCTTTAG
- a CDS encoding carbohydrate-binding protein encodes MKLLLFPFLVLLPLFVCGQTGVQTAAKKGNRETEFKMKEGSYLSFAQVNLSLGEIGFRVEVASEQKKGNSKLEFRIDKPKGKIIGVLDIPYTGDSTHALKLTGNLKHAEGVHDLYLVARGAVPFSITSFGFIFNY; translated from the coding sequence ATGAAGCTGCTCCTTTTCCCGTTCCTGGTATTACTACCATTGTTTGTCTGTGGGCAGACGGGAGTTCAGACGGCGGCAAAGAAAGGCAATCGTGAAACAGAGTTTAAAATGAAAGAAGGAAGCTATCTCAGCTTTGCACAGGTGAACCTGAGCCTGGGTGAAATAGGATTCCGGGTGGAAGTAGCGTCTGAGCAAAAGAAGGGTAACTCAAAGCTGGAATTCCGGATAGATAAGCCCAAAGGGAAGATCATCGGTGTGCTGGACATACCTTATACCGGCGACAGTACCCATGCGCTGAAACTCACCGGGAACCTGAAACATGCGGAGGGAGTACACGACCTGTACCTGGTTGCCAGGGGTGCGGTGCCCTTCAGTATTACTTCATTTGGATTTATTTTTAATTATTAA